TCTCTGTAATGGCATAATTAGGTCATGGCGAAACCGCTGATTGTTTGTCGTGACCTATCGATTATTTACAACAAAGGAAAGTCAAATGAATTTAAGGCTCTGACCGGGGTAAATACAGATATTTATGAAGGTGAATACATCATCTTGTTTGGTGCGTCTGGTTCTGGTAAATCTACTCTAATGTATTCCATCCAAGGCTCTTTACCCCCGGGAGAGGGTACGTTATTGATACGCGGAGATGATATATATTCTTATCCACCAGAAGACCGTGTGTATTTTCAGCGTTACGTAATGGGTATTATATTTCAATCCTTCAACTTGATTCCCTCGCTTTCAGTCTTAGACAATGTGGCTCTGCCAATGATCTTTTGTGATGCTGACAAAGCCAGTCGCGAGCGGCGAGCTCAATCGTTACTAGATCGCTTTGGGGTTGGACATGTCTCCCACAAAGTACCAGCCATGCTTTCTGGTGGTCAGCAGCAGCGTGTGTCAGTGGCACGGTCTATGGTTAATGATCCAAAAATTCTTTTGGCAGATGAGCCGACTGGTAACCTAGACTCAGTTTCAACTCAGCAAGTGATGGATAAGATAGACGAAATTAACACATTTGATCGCCGCACGGTAATTATGGTGTCACACAACGCGGCACACCTAAGCTACGCTCATCGTGTGTACTATTTAAAGGATGGCCATATTGTGCGAGAGG
Above is a genomic segment from Candidatus Nomurabacteria bacterium containing:
- a CDS encoding ABC transporter ATP-binding protein yields the protein MAKPLIVCRDLSIIYNKGKSNEFKALTGVNTDIYEGEYIILFGASGSGKSTLMYSIQGSLPPGEGTLLIRGDDIYSYPPEDRVYFQRYVMGIIFQSFNLIPSLSVLDNVALPMIFCDADKASRERRAQSLLDRFGVGHVSHKVPAMLSGGQQQRVSVARSMVNDPKILLADEPTGNLDSVSTQQVMDKIDEINTFDRRTVIMVSHNAAHLSYAHRVYYLKDGHIVREVVNPQRKQIKPVKEGETIVTELEQLARLFPYDSVDTLRVKSMVNFLTQSLTYDQLIRLERAIVLFIKGKLDKRAFIKGLIETEENGGVEVSLAEAKRMASVAEKLITQSDDIRRFRAKKDNADIFFSQHQLAERLRDHLIGTFKIKLNKDQNNNLVELIADRVTGVIEEAEFNEYLSKSIRNDGLSLDSKEADELTRYFEKLIAQGVDVSYKS